One Asterias rubens chromosome 1, eAstRub1.3, whole genome shotgun sequence genomic region harbors:
- the LOC117298552 gene encoding isatin hydrolase-like: MGFRLSSTMLLMVVFPIILALERGELLDMSYEFGDTTPSWPGNELFQLTLGYRGPAEKYPWYEGNSYSSSEHAGTHIDAPAHFSEGKLRVSDIPISRFIGPGVRVDISEKSAMNPDYQMTVKDLQDWEEINGKIPDDSLLFVYTGWGSFYLDRLAYFGSARNDTFVDDQGNSILHFPGVAPETAIWLVSNRNISGIGIDTPSIDYGQSTDFRAHQNLYQANIYGMENVANLDKLPTTGARVHALPMKIKDGSGAPVRIVAMLDEDSTSGTATMLYSALVLIVAVCCAMML, translated from the exons ATGGGTTTTCGACTTAGCTCAACGATGTTATTAATGGTGGTGTTCCCTATCATATTAGCTTTGGAGAGAGGTGAACTATTGGATATGTCTTACGAGTTTGGAGATACCACACCCTCTTGGCCTGGTAATGAGTTGTTCCAATTGACCCTTGGATATCGTGGACCAGCAGAAAAATACCCATG GTATGAAGGAAACAGTTATTCCTCGTCAGAACATGCTGGGACACACATCGACGCACCAGCCCACTTCAGTGAAGGCAAGCTACGAGTCAGCGACATACCAATCAGCCGGTTTATAGGGCCAGGAGTCCGTGTAGACATCTCAGAGAAAAGCGCAATGAACCCCGATTATCAAATGACAGTCAAGGATCTTCAGGACTGGGAAGAAATCAACGGGAAAATACCTGATGATTCATTACTGTTTGTTTACACTGGTTGGGGATCCTTTTACCTTGACCGTCTGGCATATTTCGGTTCGGCAAGGAACGACACGTTCGTGGATGACCAAGGAAACTCAATTCTTCATTTCCCAGGTGTGGCACCAGAAACAGCAATATGGTTGGTATCGAATCGTAACATATCAGGCATTGGTATCGACACTCCATCCATTGACTATGGTCAGAGTACAGACTTCCGGGCTCATCAGAATCTTTACCAGGCTAACATTTATGGGATGGAGAATGTCGCCAACTTGGATAAACTTCCTACAACAGGTGCTAGAGTACACGCTCTACCGATGAAGATTAAAGATGGCAGTGGTGCGCCAGTTCGTATCGTCGCTATGTTGGATGAAGACAGCACTTCTGGCACAGCTACCATGCTTTACAGTGCATTGGTACTCATTGTAGCTGTTTGCTGTGCCATGATGCTGTAA